A single genomic interval of Lentimicrobium saccharophilum harbors:
- the tpx gene encoding thiol peroxidase encodes MASITLGGNPVSTIGNLPAVGTKAPAFELTGADLGKVTSSDFKGKKVVLNIFPSLDTGVCAASVRQFNAAAARLENTVVVCVSKDLPFAHKRFCVAEGIEKVVTASDFREGNFGKDYGLTIAEGPFSGLHSRAVVVLDENGIVRYTEQVPEIAQEPDYESALKAL; translated from the coding sequence ATGGCTTCTATTACACTGGGCGGTAATCCCGTTTCAACTATTGGCAATCTTCCGGCTGTCGGAACAAAGGCACCCGCTTTTGAACTTACCGGTGCCGATTTGGGTAAAGTAACTTCTTCTGATTTTAAAGGTAAAAAGGTTGTGCTTAACATCTTTCCAAGTCTTGATACGGGTGTTTGCGCAGCATCCGTAAGACAGTTCAACGCCGCTGCCGCGAGACTTGAGAATACTGTTGTGGTATGCGTTTCAAAAGACCTTCCTTTTGCACACAAGCGGTTTTGTGTTGCGGAGGGCATCGAAAAGGTGGTGACTGCATCTGATTTCCGTGAAGGCAATTTTGGAAAGGATTACGGACTTACCATTGCTGAAGGGCCTTTCTCCGGACTTCATTCAAGGGCAGTGGTTGTACTCGATGAAAACGGCATCGTCAGGTATACCGAGCAGGTTCCGGAGATCGCTCAGGAGCCTGATTATGAATCTGCATTGAAAGCGCTCTGA
- a CDS encoding glyoxalase superfamily protein, whose protein sequence is MKVKFICPLFVVRDMDVSRKFYENMLGQEVEHDFGENISFRGGFAIHLMSHYASLTGQNDIIFNSNNAELYFESVEIAALRDALTGSGVRFIHDIREQPWRQQVMRFYDPDGHIIEVGEPLGCTARRLSGSGMDARQISEAMGVPQQAIDTWLQGQPTQ, encoded by the coding sequence ATGAAAGTAAAATTTATTTGCCCGCTGTTTGTGGTGCGTGATATGGATGTTTCGCGGAAGTTCTACGAAAACATGCTCGGGCAGGAAGTTGAGCATGATTTCGGAGAGAATATTTCATTCAGGGGAGGTTTTGCCATCCACCTGATGTCACATTATGCATCCCTGACGGGGCAGAATGATATCATTTTCAACAGCAATAATGCCGAACTTTACTTCGAAAGCGTTGAAATAGCTGCATTAAGAGATGCTTTAACCGGGAGCGGTGTCCGCTTCATTCATGATATCCGTGAGCAGCCGTGGAGGCAGCAGGTTATGCGCTTTTATGATCCGGACGGTCATATTATCGAAGTCGGGGAGCCGCTCGGATGCACTGCCCGGCGACTTTCCGGGTCAGGAATGGATGCACGGCAGATCAGCGAGGCTATGGGCGTGCCTCAGCAGGCCATCGATACCTGGCTCCAGGGTCAGCCAACGCAATAG
- a CDS encoding glycoside hydrolase family 3 N-terminal domain-containing protein, with translation MLLPALVFLVSMQALAQPRMKEQWADSVMNSLTPDERIAQLLMIRAYSNRDEKYYNELTALVSEKNIGGVCFFQGGPVRQAIVTNRLQRAVKTPLFVALDAEWGPGMRLDSVFNFPKQMTLGAITDNSLIYDMGTEIARQLQRLGVHINFAPVADINNNPLNPVINARSFGEERMNVAEKSYWYMKGMQDQGLIAVAKHFPGHGDTGNDSHYTLPVIDKPRSVIDTLELFPFSYLIDRGLKGMMIAHLRVPSIDTAAGSISSLSKPVISGLLREKMGFTGMVITDGMDMKGLTDFVNPALAEVMALDAGNDILLLPVDARMALANIRKAIDSGLISQQMIDEKCRRVLQWKFESGLAGNNRIHLDNLSGDLNSSFARLTTAGANAAAITLVSDRDGMIPLRSLDTFRIASLVIGDLSLTPFQSRLSDYAPVDHFNLSKDPSVQERDSIMQLLEPYNLVVTGFVQTSDLPQKNFGIGRQGAWLIDSLAACKKIILNIFTSPYSLATFNQIEKMASVLIAYQDNAMMQELTAQAIFGGSAITGKLPVAATAMWPAGSGLLQPEITRVAFSQPEAAGVSSDKLREIDSIVAESIRDNAFPGAQVVIIRKGRVIYRKAFGSQVYDSDIPLRNDDLYDLASLTKILATTLTTMKLTGDGLLDPDRRLSRYYPELRHSDKNQLIIREILAHQAKLQPFIPFWKSVMEQDSLKSELFGRHFSIEYTHRVADALYLRDDYPAVIVDSIIRSPLLPKTEFKYSDLGFILLGKAFEEITQQPFSSYVQRQFYRKLGLRTMGFHPRNRFSISRIAPTELDMVFRKQLIHGDVHDQTAALLGGVAGHAGLFSDALDVAIIMQMLLRNGYYGGDTLLEAEVIRDFTGVQFVIDKNRRGAGFDKPALIKGDPSPACASASPRSFGHSGFTGTYAWADPDQDLVYVFLSNRVFPDAGNNKISRLNIRTRIHEVIYQAITD, from the coding sequence TTGCTATTACCTGCTCTGGTTTTTCTTGTTTCGATGCAGGCATTGGCTCAACCGCGAATGAAAGAACAATGGGCCGATTCGGTGATGAATAGCCTTACTCCCGATGAGCGCATTGCCCAGCTGTTGATGATAAGGGCCTATTCAAACAGGGATGAAAAATATTACAATGAGTTGACAGCCCTCGTCAGTGAAAAAAATATCGGAGGGGTTTGCTTTTTTCAGGGAGGTCCGGTGCGTCAGGCCATTGTGACAAACCGGCTGCAAAGAGCAGTTAAAACGCCTTTGTTTGTGGCCCTTGATGCGGAATGGGGGCCGGGCATGCGGCTCGACAGTGTTTTCAATTTTCCCAAACAGATGACCCTCGGGGCGATTACCGATAACAGCCTGATTTATGATATGGGAACGGAAATTGCCCGGCAATTGCAAAGGCTTGGTGTGCATATCAATTTTGCACCGGTTGCCGATATCAACAACAATCCCCTGAATCCGGTGATTAATGCACGCTCTTTTGGTGAAGAAAGGATGAATGTTGCAGAAAAGTCCTATTGGTATATGAAAGGGATGCAGGATCAGGGCCTCATCGCCGTGGCCAAGCATTTTCCCGGTCACGGGGACACGGGCAATGATTCGCACTATACCCTGCCAGTCATAGATAAACCCCGCTCCGTGATCGATACCCTGGAGCTTTTCCCATTCTCCTATCTGATCGACAGGGGTTTAAAGGGTATGATGATCGCCCATTTGCGGGTGCCTTCCATAGATACTGCTGCAGGATCAATCTCATCCCTCTCAAAACCGGTGATTTCCGGGCTGCTGCGTGAAAAAATGGGTTTTACGGGCATGGTGATCACCGATGGCATGGATATGAAGGGGCTTACCGATTTTGTAAATCCTGCACTTGCTGAAGTTATGGCTCTTGATGCAGGCAACGACATCCTGCTGCTGCCTGTGGATGCACGCATGGCCCTGGCCAATATCCGCAAAGCCATCGACAGTGGGCTGATCAGTCAGCAAATGATTGATGAAAAATGCAGACGGGTTTTACAATGGAAGTTTGAATCAGGGCTTGCCGGAAATAACAGGATTCACCTGGATAACCTTTCCGGAGATCTGAATTCTTCATTTGCCAGGCTTACCACTGCCGGGGCCAATGCCGCGGCCATCACTCTGGTAAGCGATCGTGACGGAATGATTCCGCTCAGAAGCCTGGATACCTTCAGGATTGCCAGCCTGGTTATCGGAGACTTGAGCCTGACGCCATTTCAGTCCCGATTGTCCGACTATGCCCCGGTTGATCATTTTAATTTGAGCAAAGATCCTTCGGTACAGGAAAGGGATTCCATTATGCAGTTGCTTGAGCCATATAATCTGGTGGTCACCGGATTTGTACAGACAAGCGATCTGCCGCAGAAAAACTTCGGAATTGGCAGGCAGGGTGCATGGCTGATTGATTCATTAGCAGCATGTAAAAAGATTATTCTCAACATCTTTACCAGCCCATACAGCCTGGCTACCTTTAATCAGATTGAAAAAATGGCTTCGGTCCTGATTGCCTATCAGGACAATGCCATGATGCAGGAACTGACTGCCCAGGCGATTTTCGGTGGATCGGCCATAACCGGAAAGCTTCCGGTTGCCGCCACTGCTATGTGGCCGGCAGGTTCTGGTCTGCTGCAACCGGAAATTACACGGGTTGCTTTCAGTCAGCCTGAAGCAGCAGGAGTTTCTTCTGACAAACTCAGGGAGATCGACAGCATAGTGGCGGAAAGTATCCGCGATAATGCATTCCCCGGTGCACAGGTGGTGATCATTCGCAAGGGCAGGGTTATCTACCGTAAGGCTTTTGGCAGTCAGGTTTATGACTCTGATATCCCTCTGCGTAACGATGACCTTTACGATCTGGCATCACTGACCAAAATTCTGGCAACCACCCTGACTACCATGAAACTTACCGGTGACGGACTGCTAGATCCCGACCGCAGGCTAAGCCGCTATTATCCTGAATTAAGGCATTCTGATAAGAATCAATTGATTATCAGAGAGATACTTGCGCATCAGGCAAAACTTCAGCCATTTATTCCTTTCTGGAAATCTGTGATGGAACAGGATTCATTAAAATCTGAACTGTTTGGCCGGCACTTCAGTATTGAATATACACACAGGGTAGCCGATGCGCTTTATCTGCGCGACGATTATCCCGCCGTAATCGTTGATTCAATAATCCGGAGTCCGTTGCTGCCGAAAACGGAATTTAAATACAGCGATCTTGGATTTATTTTATTGGGTAAAGCTTTTGAGGAAATCACACAGCAGCCGTTCAGCAGTTACGTTCAAAGGCAGTTTTACCGTAAACTGGGTCTGCGCACCATGGGCTTTCATCCGCGCAACCGGTTCAGCATCAGCCGGATTGCACCCACGGAACTGGATATGGTTTTCAGGAAGCAGCTGATTCATGGCGACGTTCATGATCAGACGGCAGCCCTTCTGGGGGGCGTTGCCGGCCATGCCGGTCTTTTTTCTGATGCCCTGGATGTAGCCATCATCATGCAGATGTTGTTGCGTAATGGATATTATGGAGGTGATACCCTTCTGGAAGCGGAAGTCATCAGAGATTTTACCGGGGTGCAGTTTGTAATTGATAAGAACCGGAGAGGCGCAGGATTTGATAAGCCCGCCCTTATCAAAGGGGATCCTTCGCCAGCCTGCGCATCAGCTTCTCCGCGAAGTTTTGGCCACAGCGGTTTTACAGGGACGTATGCCTGGGCAGATCCTGATCAGGACCTTGTATATGTTTTCCTGAGCAACAGGGTGTTTCCGGATGCTGGAAACAACAAAATAAGCCGGCTTAACATACGTACCCGGATTCATGAAGTAATTTACCAGGCAATTACTGATTGA
- a CDS encoding vWA domain-containing protein, with amino-acid sequence MPNNFSFFLSGGVVISKKGYFRINRKYICQIRQYFLDRTRFYLLPEAPMIKKLLLLLLILPLALEAQKADKPTKPEPLSRILFVFDASQSMYARWQSDMKINIAKKLMGNLLDSLSGFKNLELALRVYGHQKNYPPPDCYDTKLEVPFAPGNIPSIKNKILGLTPRGTTPIAYSLQQVVNDFPPCDDCRNIIILITDGIEECGGDPCAASAELQKHGIAMKPFIIGIGRDFKEAFNCVGTYFDASSETAFQKALNTVILQALKSTTMQVNLLDSHNKPTETNVNMSFYDRTSGKLKYNFIHTLNNKGLPDTLVVDPLITYDLVVHTVPPLALENISLKQQTHLTATISAPQGYLDLRMGTNDRIVKNLFAIVRQHGKTNTINVQNFGDTKKYLCGSYDLEILTLPRIYMNDVMIRQSETTTIDIPLPGIAVIRKSVNGFGSLYVERNNVLEWIYDLREHVLQETLVLQPGKYRVVYRSKNAERAMYSIENTFTILPGGTSNVNLFSY; translated from the coding sequence ATGCCAAATAATTTTTCATTTTTTTTGTCCGGGGGTGTGGTTATATCCAAAAAGGGTTATTTTCGCATCAACAGAAAATATATTTGTCAGATCAGGCAATATTTTCTGGACAGGACCCGCTTTTATCTTTTACCTGAAGCGCCGATGATCAAAAAGCTTTTGCTTCTTTTACTGATTCTACCGCTTGCCCTTGAGGCGCAAAAAGCCGATAAGCCAACAAAGCCTGAACCGTTGAGCAGGATACTTTTTGTATTTGATGCATCTCAAAGCATGTATGCCCGCTGGCAGAGCGATATGAAAATCAATATTGCGAAGAAGCTGATGGGAAACCTGCTCGACAGCCTCTCGGGATTTAAAAACCTTGAACTTGCACTGAGGGTATACGGACACCAGAAGAATTATCCTCCTCCCGATTGTTACGACACAAAACTTGAAGTGCCTTTTGCCCCGGGTAATATTCCCAGTATCAAAAATAAAATTCTGGGACTGACACCACGGGGAACCACACCCATCGCCTATTCACTGCAGCAGGTAGTGAACGATTTTCCGCCATGCGACGATTGCCGGAATATCATTATCCTGATTACCGACGGCATCGAGGAGTGCGGAGGCGACCCCTGTGCTGCTTCAGCCGAACTTCAGAAGCACGGGATCGCGATGAAGCCTTTTATCATAGGCATTGGCAGGGATTTCAAGGAAGCGTTCAACTGTGTAGGAACATATTTTGACGCTTCGAGTGAAACTGCTTTTCAGAAAGCGCTGAATACGGTAATCCTTCAGGCGCTCAAATCCACTACCATGCAGGTTAACCTGCTCGACAGTCATAACAAGCCGACGGAGACCAATGTAAATATGTCATTTTATGACCGCACTTCAGGAAAGCTGAAATACAATTTCATTCACACATTGAATAACAAAGGCTTACCCGACACCCTGGTGGTGGACCCCCTGATTACCTACGACCTGGTTGTTCATACCGTCCCTCCCCTGGCCCTCGAGAACATCAGCCTGAAGCAACAAACCCACCTTACAGCCACCATCAGTGCCCCCCAGGGTTACCTTGACCTGAGGATGGGTACAAACGACCGCATTGTTAAGAATCTGTTTGCCATCGTAAGGCAGCACGGAAAAACAAACACCATTAATGTGCAGAACTTCGGCGACACCAAAAAATACCTTTGCGGTAGTTATGATCTGGAAATCCTGACCCTGCCCAGAATCTACATGAACGACGTAATGATACGGCAGAGCGAAACCACGACCATAGATATTCCCCTTCCCGGAATTGCCGTGATACGGAAGAGTGTTAACGGATTTGGCAGCCTGTACGTAGAACGCAATAATGTGCTTGAATGGATTTACGACCTTCGCGAACATGTACTTCAGGAAACCCTCGTCTTGCAACCCGGTAAATACCGGGTGGTTTACCGGTCAAAGAATGCCGAAAGGGCCATGTACAGCATTGAAAATACCTTCACCATCCTGCCCGGAGGGACCAGCAATGTAAATCTATTCTCATACTGA
- a CDS encoding Crp/Fnr family transcriptional regulator, with the protein MANSVEANCTLCLQRSDIFRNLKDNELHSVNSCRVSIKYHQGEILFKQGSPCHDFVCITSGLVKLYLESESDKRIIIGFAKPVDYIFVPGAFTDKRHHFTAIACEETTACLVSADVFQQIIENNNSFSSSFLNKISEQAIRMFDQLSSLTHKQMPGRIADVLLCLSQRIYNANPFVTSLSRQDIADMSGMTKESAIRIMKTFKDDNLIRTEGDLIELLNIPMLETISRNG; encoded by the coding sequence ATGGCGAATTCTGTTGAAGCAAATTGTACGCTTTGTTTGCAGCGGTCAGATATTTTCAGGAATCTGAAGGATAATGAATTGCACTCGGTTAATAGTTGCCGGGTCAGTATAAAATATCATCAGGGCGAGATACTTTTTAAACAGGGATCTCCCTGCCATGATTTTGTTTGCATCACTTCCGGGCTGGTAAAACTCTACCTTGAGAGTGAAAGTGATAAGCGGATTATCATCGGTTTTGCCAAACCTGTGGACTATATATTTGTTCCCGGGGCTTTTACCGACAAGCGGCATCACTTTACGGCAATAGCCTGCGAAGAAACGACGGCCTGCCTGGTGAGCGCCGATGTGTTTCAACAGATCATTGAGAATAATAATTCTTTTTCTTCTTCATTTCTTAATAAAATCAGTGAGCAGGCGATCAGGATGTTTGACCAGCTCTCAAGCTTAACGCATAAGCAGATGCCCGGCCGTATTGCTGATGTACTGCTTTGCCTTTCCCAGAGGATATACAATGCCAATCCTTTCGTTACATCCCTGTCGCGCCAGGATATTGCCGATATGTCGGGAATGACCAAGGAAAGTGCCATCAGGATAATGAAAACATTCAAAGATGATAACCTTATCAGAACCGAAGGGGATTTGATTGAACTGCTGAATATTCCTATGCTGGAGACCATCAGCCGCAATGGGTGA
- a CDS encoding DUF5777 family beta-barrel protein: MKNSIRIFTLAAVIIMQLFTVVMAQEEETTEKPKERPARPAFESGLLFDNATTTLQPSKTLEMIIQHRFGSVENGITDLYGIWAPSNIRLGLNYSILDNLMVGIGTTKFNKMQDIQIKYNVLQQTRSNKIPVTVSVYEVIGIDGSADSKFGVNYKFTNRFSYFTQVIVSRRFNEKISLQIAPSFTHYNSTDSLVDHDRIALSFAGRFKFSPQSSLIVSGDFPLQIQGISEIRKEINDKLDPLNPNICIGLEVATSTHAFHVYLGSSQGILPQENILYNKNNFFKGNIILGLNVTRLWNF, from the coding sequence ATGAAAAACAGCATCAGGATATTTACGCTGGCAGCCGTCATAATCATGCAACTCTTTACGGTTGTAATGGCACAGGAAGAGGAGACAACCGAAAAGCCGAAAGAACGTCCGGCACGCCCGGCCTTTGAAAGCGGATTGCTTTTTGACAATGCCACTACCACCCTGCAACCTTCAAAAACGCTGGAAATGATTATCCAGCACCGGTTTGGTTCCGTTGAAAACGGAATCACCGACCTCTACGGCATATGGGCTCCTTCCAACATCAGGCTTGGATTAAACTACAGCATTCTCGATAACCTGATGGTCGGCATCGGGACAACCAAATTCAACAAGATGCAGGACATACAGATTAAATATAATGTGTTGCAGCAAACACGGTCGAACAAGATACCTGTCACTGTTTCAGTTTATGAAGTGATTGGCATCGACGGCAGTGCCGATTCGAAATTCGGGGTAAACTACAAGTTCACCAACCGTTTCTCTTATTTTACACAGGTAATTGTTTCACGTCGTTTCAATGAAAAGATTTCTTTGCAGATAGCGCCTTCCTTTACCCATTACAACTCCACCGATTCGCTGGTGGATCACGACAGGATTGCGCTCTCTTTCGCCGGCCGCTTCAAATTTTCACCGCAGAGTTCTCTGATTGTTTCGGGCGATTTCCCGCTACAAATACAAGGGATTTCAGAGATCCGCAAGGAAATCAATGATAAGCTTGACCCTCTGAATCCGAATATCTGTATCGGGCTCGAAGTCGCCACCAGTACCCATGCATTTCACGTATATCTGGGATCCTCGCAGGGCATACTGCCTCAGGAGAATATCCTTTACAACAAAAACAATTTTTTCAAAGGAAATATCATCCTGGGACTTAATGTTACCCGTCTCTGGAATTTCTGA
- a CDS encoding c-type cytochrome, translating to MKNSVKLLTLFVAVIAFVAINTAMTQKEGEPWVIPAKYKSMKSTIKAGDPSINTVGKELYNQHCRSCHGTKGLGDGPKARNLKTSTGDFSSKAFQDQADGEIYYQSFVGRDEMPNFEKKIADEGDRWAVVYYIRTMKK from the coding sequence ATGAAAAACTCCGTAAAACTCCTCACGCTTTTTGTAGCCGTAATTGCATTTGTAGCCATAAATACAGCAATGACCCAAAAGGAAGGCGAACCCTGGGTAATCCCGGCTAAATACAAAAGCATGAAAAGTACCATTAAGGCTGGTGACCCCTCAATTAATACCGTAGGTAAAGAGCTATACAACCAGCATTGCCGCTCATGCCACGGCACCAAAGGCCTTGGCGACGGCCCCAAAGCCCGGAACCTGAAAACAAGCACCGGTGATTTTTCATCCAAAGCTTTTCAGGATCAGGCTGATGGTGAAATCTACTACCAGTCGTTTGTTGGTCGCGACGAAATGCCGAACTTCGAAAAGAAGATTGCCGACGAAGGTGACCGCTGGGCTGTAGTTTACTACATCCGCACCATGAAAAAGTAG
- a CDS encoding cytochrome c3 family protein: protein MKHWLRKRPAGWVALTTGFIPLLFAIFLSFGSEKPAVTIDEESKQCLVCHGSHRYELTDTLTGETVTMKMHSELQIDPVEYSKATHGAFKCTDCHSIDYHIHPHPVSTKFEVNYTCMDCHGGDETYASFNFETIEEEYLKSIHATELGNEFSCWSCHNPHTYRLSDKEPGQLINRVARNNSACLHCHGDINNYAVLIEKELPDLIKSHDWLPNQSLHFRKVRCIDCHASNNDSIMVAHLVLPASESVKNCVECHSTNSILMGSLYKHQAAEKRNKLGFYNGLIMNEAYVIGANRNYYLNIASVVIFIMVLIGIAIHATLRYIHRHRKHGN from the coding sequence ATGAAACACTGGTTACGAAAAAGGCCGGCCGGATGGGTAGCACTTACAACAGGATTTATTCCGCTGCTCTTTGCTATATTTCTTTCCTTTGGTTCAGAAAAACCAGCAGTCACGATTGATGAGGAGAGCAAGCAATGCCTTGTTTGTCATGGTTCACACAGGTACGAACTTACCGACACCCTTACCGGGGAAACAGTGACCATGAAGATGCACTCAGAGCTTCAGATTGACCCCGTTGAGTACAGCAAAGCCACCCATGGTGCTTTTAAATGTACCGATTGCCATTCCATCGACTATCACATACACCCTCACCCGGTGAGCACCAAGTTTGAAGTTAATTATACCTGCATGGATTGCCATGGCGGTGACGAAACCTATGCATCATTCAATTTCGAAACCATTGAGGAAGAATATCTTAAAAGTATTCATGCTACAGAACTCGGAAATGAATTCAGTTGCTGGAGTTGTCATAATCCCCATACATACCGTCTTTCCGACAAAGAGCCCGGTCAACTGATCAACCGGGTAGCGCGTAATAATTCTGCCTGTCTTCATTGCCACGGCGATATCAACAATTATGCAGTGCTGATTGAGAAAGAGTTGCCCGACCTGATCAAAAGTCATGACTGGCTCCCGAATCAAAGTCTGCACTTCAGGAAAGTCAGGTGCATTGATTGCCATGCCTCGAATAACGATAGCATTATGGTAGCCCATCTGGTACTTCCGGCATCGGAATCAGTGAAGAACTGCGTGGAATGCCATTCAACGAATTCCATCCTGATGGGTTCCCTCTACAAACACCAGGCTGCAGAAAAAAGGAATAAACTCGGCTTTTACAACGGCTTGATCATGAACGAAGCCTATGTAATAGGAGCTAACAGGAATTATTACCTGAATATTGCCAGTGTCGTGATTTTCATCATGGTGCTGATCGGAATTGCAATACACGCAACATTAAGGTACATACACAGGCACAGGAAACATGGCAACTAA
- a CDS encoding cytochrome b/b6 domain-containing protein — translation MATKKIYLYPLWLRIWHHVNAVLMLALILTGVSMQYSNPDYPLIRFDIAVSVHNISGILLTLSYFYFFLGVLFTSIGRHYVMKQGFFKAFYQQARYYLFGIFRGEPHPFPVNAERKFNPIQQITYNVIQHAITPVTFVTGWALLYPETIILNVFGYSGIMLTSLLHVAAGFLISVFLIIHLYFITVGHSVSSNLKSMITGYHEIHEDEEKDSAENAEKSSSENLGKSN, via the coding sequence ATGGCAACTAAAAAAATATACCTCTACCCATTGTGGCTCAGGATATGGCATCATGTAAATGCCGTTCTGATGCTTGCGCTTATCCTCACAGGGGTCAGCATGCAGTATTCCAACCCGGATTATCCGCTTATCAGATTTGATATTGCTGTCAGTGTGCATAACATCTCCGGGATTTTGCTCACCCTTTCATATTTCTACTTTTTCCTGGGTGTTTTATTTACTTCCATTGGCCGGCATTATGTAATGAAGCAGGGGTTTTTTAAAGCATTTTACCAGCAGGCCAGATACTATCTTTTCGGCATATTCAGGGGCGAACCGCATCCTTTCCCTGTGAACGCCGAGCGAAAGTTCAACCCCATCCAGCAGATTACTTACAATGTGATACAACATGCCATAACCCCGGTAACCTTTGTCACAGGCTGGGCATTGTTGTATCCGGAAACAATTATTCTGAATGTTTTCGGTTACAGTGGTATTATGCTCACCAGCCTGTTGCATGTGGCTGCAGGATTTCTGATCTCCGTTTTTCTTATAATACATCTCTATTTTATTACAGTCGGGCATTCTGTCTCCAGTAACCTGAAGAGTATGATCACGGGATATCATGAAATCCATGAAGATGAGGAAAAAGATTCTGCTGAAAACGCGGAAAAATCATCTTCTGAAAACTTAGGAAAATCAAATTAG
- a CDS encoding cytochrome c3 family protein: MKRQISLLTLATSAFLVLCFVSFSSCTKTGPEGPPGKDGEDGLNADASCVTCHDFSDDLLTKVHQFANSAHGSGANVDRSIEGCAQCHTSQGFRLMVDSGMIAAVASPAIINCRTCHKIHETYTPADYALRGSGAIAMVMGGPSAEYNYGTSNVCANCHQGRTVTPYPVAGGDPVSVTNKRYGPHYGPQANMFIGKGGYEIDGPMPYSNSPHTLAVTNGCVTCHMDGNPVGLQAGGHQMNITYNETSKLLTGCTVSGCHTDAAVVKSMFDENRAEIAALELELETALKDQGLLDAEGYVAVPATLTQDQLGIILNLKLVHYDHSYGAHNYRYTKALLVNSLAALAKSSV; encoded by the coding sequence ATGAAACGACAAATTTCCTTACTCACCTTAGCGACCAGTGCATTTTTGGTGCTGTGTTTTGTCTCGTTCAGCAGCTGTACTAAGACAGGGCCCGAGGGGCCTCCGGGGAAGGATGGCGAAGACGGGCTGAATGCAGATGCTTCATGCGTTACATGCCATGATTTTTCTGATGACCTTTTGACCAAAGTCCATCAGTTTGCCAATTCAGCCCACGGTAGCGGAGCCAATGTAGACCGGAGCATTGAGGGTTGTGCACAATGCCATACCAGTCAGGGCTTCAGGCTCATGGTAGATAGTGGTATGATCGCAGCCGTAGCGTCACCGGCAATCATCAACTGCCGTACCTGCCATAAAATCCATGAAACATACACACCTGCTGATTATGCGCTCAGGGGCAGCGGAGCCATTGCTATGGTAATGGGTGGACCTTCCGCCGAATATAATTATGGCACATCCAATGTTTGCGCCAATTGTCATCAGGGACGCACAGTAACTCCATACCCTGTGGCAGGCGGTGATCCAGTATCCGTCACCAATAAAAGATATGGTCCGCATTACGGCCCCCAGGCCAACATGTTTATCGGCAAAGGCGGCTATGAAATTGATGGCCCGATGCCTTATTCAAATTCACCACATACGCTGGCAGTAACCAATGGCTGCGTAACCTGCCATATGGATGGAAACCCGGTAGGTTTACAGGCCGGAGGGCATCAGATGAATATCACCTATAACGAAACATCCAAACTGCTTACCGGTTGTACCGTTTCAGGCTGCCATACGGATGCAGCAGTGGTTAAATCCATGTTTGACGAAAACAGGGCTGAAATAGCCGCCCTTGAACTGGAGCTTGAAACTGCGCTCAAAGATCAGGGCCTTCTGGATGCAGAAGGATATGTAGCGGTTCCGGCTACACTCACACAGGATCAGCTGGGAATTATACTGAACCTTAAACTGGTTCATTACGACCATAGCTATGGTGCCCATAATTACCGCTACACCAAAGCTTTGCTTGTAAATTCACTCGCTGCTTTAGCCAAATCAAGCGTTTAA